A single genomic interval of Selenobaculum gibii harbors:
- a CDS encoding class I SAM-dependent DNA methyltransferase has translation MLFNEYAQYYDLLYKDKDYDGEVKYIDALITKYHNKAKKVLDLGCGTGRHAEILSQYGYNIHGVDMSREMLKKALQRAESNDRLAFTLSNIQKFDLKEEYDIVTALFHVMSYQVTDEAIKNVLLNVHKHLKKDGVFIFDCWYGPTVLTEKPEIRVKRLENEKIRITRIAEPVMRENNNIVEVHYDVFVRNKKDDVIKEIQETHIMRYLFKKEIEKFVSECGFSYIDGFEFMTGKSLSMSTWGSCFVVRKEL, from the coding sequence ATGCTATTTAACGAATATGCTCAATATTATGATTTGTTATATAAAGATAAAGATTATGATGGAGAGGTTAAGTATATTGACGCACTAATAACAAAGTATCACAATAAGGCGAAAAAAGTCCTTGATTTAGGTTGTGGAACAGGAAGGCATGCAGAGATTTTATCTCAATATGGCTATAATATACATGGCGTTGATATGAGCAGGGAAATGTTAAAAAAAGCACTGCAAAGGGCTGAAAGCAATGATAGACTAGCGTTTACGCTGTCAAATATTCAAAAATTTGATTTAAAGGAAGAATATGATATAGTAACGGCACTATTTCATGTTATGAGTTACCAAGTTACAGATGAGGCAATAAAAAATGTACTGTTAAATGTACACAAGCACTTAAAGAAGGATGGTGTTTTTATTTTTGATTGTTGGTATGGACCAACCGTATTAACAGAAAAACCAGAAATTCGGGTAAAACGATTAGAAAATGAAAAAATAAGAATAACTAGAATTGCGGAACCTGTAATGCGAGAAAACAATAATATAGTGGAAGTACATTATGATGTTTTTGTACGAAATAAGAAAGATGATGTAATTAAAGAAATACAGGAAACACATATAATGCGATATTTATTTAAGAAAGAAATTGAAAAATTTGTCTCTGAATGTGGTTTTTCTTATATCGATGGTTTCGAATTTATGACGGGAAAATCTTTAAGTATGTCTACCTGGGGAAGTTGTTTTGTGGTACGAAAAGAGTTGTAA
- a CDS encoding GDP-mannose 4,6-dehydratase, protein MRKNLIRVIQEVQPDGILDRVMYRYLLELRSILQNADALGTLRLLETSRFLKLEKKTKFYRAATSVLYGLVQEIP, encoded by the coding sequence ATGCGTAAGAATTTGATTCGTGTCATACAAGAAGTTCAACCAGATGGAATTTTGGACAGAGTCATGTACAGGTATCTTTTGGAACTACGGAGTATACTGCAAAATGCAGATGCTTTAGGAACGCTTAGACTTTTAGAGACAAGTCGTTTCTTGAAGTTAGAGAAGAAAACAAAATTTTATCGGGCAGCGACGAGTGTATTATATGGATTAGTACAGGAAATTCCGTAG
- a CDS encoding PglD-related sugar-binding protein, translating into MAYNYKCGFIDEYLFIYVIREASGCHEFISYPHKMYYYDGLEEIWLNTYKRMQMCDEDRKKAVQKTKNVHARYRNTMICNYILQHSDRDILMKQIFQKRKLVIFGAGEFGEMVYRILSEKNFEIDFFIDNSHRRQKEGFCGKLVKMPKYLKNFNDKFIVLVVGSFHNEEMGEELKQLGLIEGKDFYLYPSTNFMNEMNFDCTEIN; encoded by the coding sequence ATGGCGTATAATTATAAATGTGGCTTTATTGATGAGTATTTATTTATTTATGTCATTAGAGAAGCCAGTGGATGTCATGAGTTTATTTCTTATCCGCATAAAATGTATTATTACGATGGCTTAGAAGAAATATGGCTAAATACATATAAAAGAATGCAAATGTGTGATGAGGACAGAAAAAAAGCTGTACAAAAGACAAAAAATGTGCATGCACGCTACCGAAATACTATGATTTGCAATTACATATTGCAACATAGTGATAGGGATATATTGATGAAACAAATTTTCCAAAAACGCAAATTGGTTATTTTTGGTGCGGGTGAATTTGGTGAAATGGTGTATAGGATTCTAAGTGAAAAAAATTTTGAAATAGATTTTTTTATTGACAATTCGCATAGACGCCAAAAAGAAGGGTTTTGTGGAAAGTTAGTTAAAATGCCTAAATATTTAAAGAATTTTAATGATAAATTTATTGTTTTAGTTGTTGGATCTTTTCATAATGAAGAAATGGGGGAAGAATTAAAACAACTGGGATTAATAGAAGGAAAAGATTTTTATCTTTATCCATCAACAAATTTTATGAATGAAATGAACTTTGATTGCACGGAAATTAACTAA
- a CDS encoding GDP-mannose 4,6-dehydratase gives MLSGSDECIIWISTGNSVERSNPFYLRSPYAVAKLYEHWITVNYW, from the coding sequence ATTTTATCGGGCAGCGACGAGTGTATTATATGGATTAGTACAGGAAATTCCGTAGAAAGAAGCAACCCTTTTTATCTGCGCAGTCCATATGCTGTTGCGAAATTATACGAGCATTGGATTACAGTGAATTATTGGTAG
- a CDS encoding methyltransferase domain-containing protein: MSFQQKPLIDHGKIHMDIQKKFKVIIFGTGEDFEGILANINYLFTLYHLGEFEEHIDFIVDNNKDKQGKCLYGKKICSPECLQGKNSKSMIVVATCKFYNPISVQLSQYGLAENKDYISHTKFFEMIIDWCNKKDNTMALAGMPETYYEFDKKRKFEAFEKSKQIQKDFQLYQNPSKDELVKIYDQLKLSEIVIEDYQIDLKKYNEFKQEFDFGEDFYSWDKAIKEEKILEHFVAFEILHLEKSDFYIDVAACNSPFAFLLHNKGYDSMAIDLNPSTKFADSNIYRVADATNTDFTNHSVDAVSLQCAYEMFLGDSDTNLIKELARVLAKKGRCVIAPLYMHTHYCGYSSPDYIYENQYHDLGAQLYYSEYFGIPFARHYDMKALKERVILPIINSGLRYKIYRVVNEKSINENIYLKFILYIYR, from the coding sequence ATGAGTTTTCAGCAGAAACCCTTAATTGATCATGGTAAAATACATATGGATATTCAAAAAAAATTCAAAGTTATTATTTTTGGTACAGGGGAAGATTTTGAAGGGATTCTTGCTAATATCAATTATTTATTTACTCTTTATCATTTGGGTGAATTTGAAGAACACATTGATTTTATAGTTGATAATAACAAAGATAAGCAAGGAAAATGTTTATATGGAAAGAAAATATGCTCTCCAGAATGTCTGCAGGGTAAAAATAGCAAATCTATGATTGTTGTTGCAACTTGTAAATTTTATAATCCTATTAGTGTTCAATTATCTCAATATGGATTGGCTGAAAATAAAGATTATATATCTCATACAAAATTTTTTGAGATGATTATAGATTGGTGTAATAAAAAGGATAATACAATGGCTTTGGCAGGGATGCCTGAGACTTATTACGAATTTGATAAAAAAAGAAAGTTTGAAGCTTTTGAAAAATCTAAGCAGATCCAAAAAGATTTTCAATTGTATCAAAATCCATCCAAAGATGAGTTAGTAAAAATATATGACCAATTGAAATTGTCTGAAATAGTAATAGAAGATTATCAAATTGATTTAAAAAAATATAATGAGTTTAAACAGGAATTTGATTTTGGAGAAGATTTTTATAGTTGGGATAAAGCAATTAAAGAAGAAAAAATTTTAGAACATTTTGTTGCTTTCGAAATATTACACTTAGAAAAATCTGATTTTTATATTGATGTTGCTGCATGCAATAGTCCGTTTGCTTTTTTATTGCATAATAAGGGTTATGATTCTATGGCAATTGATCTGAATCCGTCTACTAAATTTGCTGATTCAAATATTTATAGGGTTGCAGATGCTACGAACACTGACTTTACTAATCATTCTGTAGACGCAGTATCTTTACAATGTGCATATGAAATGTTTTTGGGAGATTCTGATACCAATTTAATTAAAGAGTTGGCACGAGTGTTAGCTAAAAAAGGTAGATGCGTTATAGCTCCCTTGTACATGCATACCCATTATTGTGGATATTCTTCACCTGACTATATATACGAAAATCAATATCATGATTTAGGTGCACAATTGTATTATAGTGAATATTTTGGAATACCTTTTGCACGCCACTATGATATGAAAGCCTTAAAGGAAAGAGTGATATTGCCAATAATTAATTCTGGGTTAAGATACAAAATATACCGGGTAGTCAATGAAAAATCAATTAATGAGAATATTTATTTAAAATTTATTCTTTATATCTATCGATAA
- a CDS encoding PaaI family thioesterase — protein MAEFTEEFMEKMEQFYENDPFIHVIDMSLVNIEDGQVTLGMPITEKHTNAHGIAHGGVLMSLADTAMGASCMSVNKKVVTMDLNINFIRAAKLGENVIAVAEVLHNGGKTMVSEAKILSEKGDLCAKARGTFFVIDNFVK, from the coding sequence TTGGCGGAGTTTACGGAAGAATTTATGGAGAAAATGGAGCAGTTTTATGAGAATGATCCATTTATTCATGTAATTGATATGTCACTTGTAAATATCGAAGATGGACAAGTGACGCTAGGGATGCCGATTACCGAGAAGCATACGAATGCACATGGAATTGCACATGGTGGGGTATTAATGTCACTTGCGGATACTGCGATGGGAGCATCGTGTATGAGTGTAAATAAAAAAGTAGTAACAATGGATTTGAATATCAACTTTATTAGGGCGGCTAAACTTGGGGAAAATGTGATTGCAGTTGCTGAGGTTTTACACAATGGAGGAAAGACGATGGTTTCTGAGGCAAAGATTCTAAGTGAAAAAGGAGACCTATGTGCAAAAGCGCGAGGAACATTCTTTGTGATTGATAATTTTGTCAAATAG
- a CDS encoding cupin domain-containing protein encodes MHKEVYCEKELLAIIVLNSYKKPGISFFTSNDLSQQLAYMQHKKGHLIEPHVHNMVKREVHYTKEILFIKKGKLRVDFYSDEKVYVESHVLEAGDVILLASGGHGFEVLEDVEMFEVKQGPYAGENDKTRFESVKTGEIKLAE; translated from the coding sequence GTGCATAAAGAAGTTTATTGTGAAAAAGAGTTATTAGCTATTATCGTTCTAAACTCATATAAAAAGCCAGGAATCTCTTTTTTTACATCAAATGACTTATCACAGCAACTTGCGTATATGCAGCATAAGAAAGGACATTTAATAGAACCACATGTACATAATATGGTAAAAAGGGAAGTTCATTATACGAAAGAGATTCTTTTTATCAAAAAAGGAAAACTTCGTGTGGATTTTTATTCAGATGAAAAAGTTTATGTTGAAAGTCATGTTTTGGAAGCTGGGGATGTTATTTTACTAGCATCTGGTGGACATGGATTTGAAGTTCTAGAAGATGTGGAAATGTTTGAGGTAAAGCAAGGTCCATATGCGGGAGAAAATGATAAGACTAGATTTGAATCAGTGAAAACTGGTGAAATAAAATTAGCTGAATAG
- a CDS encoding glycosyltransferase family protein, with the protein MQEKSKILIIGYEEYDNNMYPHTKAIIDKLGQVQKVEYFNFKQRGFLWIKKDYHIKDYIKSFASTIRLIIEAIRNLKRLSKIINDYNYVIAIDHYIYVLVSLFMCNKKTKYILWSYDIIVKKGPYYSKLWIKLILRLFPLIIQKHKYIIIQDDERFQLLKDTVNIQNQDINIFYLPVCIEDIPLQYNKRKNLRDKPLLLQCGYIGFIRNSHFFTEHYQKHYLEYNLMFHGKISENFSLLLKKIEIKPILSLDLIVPNEVYKIIDECDIGIISYMIRGDMNSFFMANACGQLCEFLRMGKPVIIMGNMNLSKLVEKYKFGIVISDIFQLKDAINKIKEDYQDYSDNAKRCFDENYIVDRYIERLHTWIIK; encoded by the coding sequence TTGCAAGAAAAAAGTAAGATTTTGATTATTGGTTATGAGGAATATGACAATAATATGTATCCTCATACGAAAGCGATAATAGATAAACTTGGGCAAGTGCAAAAAGTTGAATATTTTAACTTTAAGCAAAGAGGATTTTTGTGGATAAAAAAAGACTATCATATAAAAGATTATATAAAATCTTTTGCTTCTACAATTAGATTAATTATAGAAGCTATACGAAATTTAAAAAGATTGTCAAAAATTATCAATGATTATAATTATGTAATTGCTATAGACCATTATATATATGTTTTAGTCAGTTTGTTTATGTGTAACAAAAAAACGAAATATATATTATGGAGTTATGATATTATTGTAAAAAAAGGACCTTATTATTCGAAATTATGGATAAAATTAATTTTGAGATTATTCCCACTAATTATACAAAAACATAAATATATCATTATTCAAGATGATGAGAGATTTCAATTATTAAAAGACACGGTGAATATTCAAAATCAGGATATAAATATATTTTATTTGCCTGTATGTATTGAAGATATTCCATTACAGTATAATAAAAGAAAAAATTTACGCGATAAACCGTTATTACTACAATGTGGATATATTGGTTTCATTAGAAATAGTCATTTTTTCACAGAACATTATCAAAAGCATTATCTTGAGTATAATTTAATGTTTCATGGCAAAATATCAGAAAATTTTAGTTTGTTGTTAAAAAAAATAGAAATAAAACCAATTTTATCACTAGACTTGATTGTACCTAATGAGGTATATAAAATTATAGATGAATGTGATATTGGCATTATTTCTTATATGATACGTGGTGATATGAACAGCTTTTTTATGGCAAATGCTTGTGGACAGTTATGTGAATTTCTAAGAATGGGGAAACCTGTTATCATAATGGGGAACATGAATTTAAGTAAATTGGTAGAAAAATATAAATTTGGGATTGTAATATCGGATATTTTTCAATTAAAAGATGCTATAAATAAGATAAAAGAAGATTATCAAGATTATTCGGACAATGCTAAAAGATGTTTCGATGAAAACTATATTGTTGATAGGTACATAGAAAGATTGCATACGTGGATTATAAAATAA
- a CDS encoding glycosyltransferase family 4 protein, whose product MKVLFTSPIIEHPAAGGPQLRIENSIKALNEICELHVISRASRRSLGGIKAEKFYKRHCVNFIYVPRVKFFFENKVLRDMEFGFNKKFLDKDEDFIINYIKQNKIDIIWFGYGNISYELMKNIKKKVPQIKMICDTDSVWSRFVLRGIPYEKDIHKKKLIEKEGRKKEQEEKEWVEFCDVTTAVSKVDAEYYKELTEDKNKIKLFSNVIDLRNYEDAGERPMNFQNPCIYLAGTFEPNSPMDKAARWVLDNVWDKLKEIIPDIRFYIIGNGSKNTLSDINDEAISIVGKVDSVLPYLKNADVALVPLFFESGTRFKILEAAACKIPIVSTTLGAEGIPVESGQNILIADEADDFVENIVKLIKDKEFARIIAENCNRLIEDKYGIQNLIEEGNLILRYIEKKE is encoded by the coding sequence ATGAAAGTGTTATTTACATCACCGATAATTGAGCATCCAGCTGCTGGAGGACCACAACTAAGAATAGAAAATTCGATTAAGGCTTTAAATGAAATTTGTGAATTGCATGTTATATCAAGAGCTAGTAGACGTTCATTAGGTGGTATAAAAGCAGAAAAATTTTATAAACGGCATTGTGTTAATTTTATATATGTTCCCAGAGTAAAATTTTTTTTTGAGAATAAAGTATTGAGGGATATGGAGTTTGGGTTTAATAAAAAGTTTTTAGATAAAGATGAAGATTTTATTATTAACTATATTAAGCAAAATAAGATAGATATTATTTGGTTTGGATACGGAAACATTTCTTATGAACTAATGAAAAATATAAAGAAAAAAGTTCCACAGATAAAAATGATTTGTGACACAGATAGTGTATGGTCTAGATTTGTATTAAGAGGAATTCCTTATGAAAAGGATATACATAAAAAAAAACTTATAGAAAAAGAAGGACGCAAAAAGGAACAAGAAGAAAAAGAATGGGTTGAATTTTGTGATGTGACAACGGCTGTATCGAAAGTTGATGCAGAGTATTACAAAGAGTTAACTGAGGATAAAAATAAAATTAAACTTTTTTCCAATGTGATTGACTTAAGAAACTATGAGGATGCTGGTGAACGTCCAATGAATTTTCAGAATCCTTGTATTTATTTAGCTGGCACTTTTGAACCTAATTCGCCTATGGATAAAGCGGCAAGATGGGTGCTTGATAATGTTTGGGATAAATTGAAAGAAATAATTCCTGATATTCGTTTCTATATCATTGGGAATGGGTCTAAGAATACATTATCAGATATTAATGATGAAGCAATTAGTATAGTTGGGAAAGTAGATAGTGTTTTACCATATCTTAAAAATGCTGATGTAGCTCTTGTTCCTTTATTTTTTGAATCTGGAACTCGGTTTAAAATTTTAGAGGCTGCGGCATGTAAAATCCCGATAGTTTCTACAACTTTAGGTGCAGAAGGAATTCCTGTAGAATCTGGTCAAAATATACTTATTGCAGATGAAGCCGATGATTTTGTAGAAAATATAGTGAAACTTATTAAGGATAAAGAATTTGCTAGGATTATAGCAGAAAATTGCAATAGGCTTATTGAAGATAAATATGGAATTCAAAATTTAATCGAAGAGGGAAATTTAATTCTACGATATATAGAAAAGAAAGAGTGA
- a CDS encoding YjfB family protein, with translation MDTMSIAAMSVGMSNQKVAQDMGTSVLKMAMGSAESTADMLNSVMAEQHAAQPYLGSNFDIIA, from the coding sequence ATGGATACAATGTCTATTGCAGCAATGTCGGTTGGAATGAGCAATCAAAAGGTAGCGCAAGATATGGGTACTTCAGTGCTAAAGATGGCGATGGGGAGTGCGGAAAGCACTGCGGATATGTTGAATAGTGTTATGGCTGAACAACATGCTGCACAGCCGTATCTTGGCTCTAATTTTGATATTATTGCGTAA
- a CDS encoding class I SAM-dependent methyltransferase, with amino-acid sequence MDGNIISRVEFIWNQLIREDFDKMAFEKFKKREFIIFSAGYDGKALCHILKNENMMIKFFFDNDEKKQGMIFEGIEVKNPNEFLETKDNYVILIANSSNSAQIRKQLNDKFRNDEIYTYQEFLLKFTNTSILEIGPLNNPNFIGKNVKYFDVLGIEGLRSKAQSWNVDPFGVPQKIDYISESGDLSIVDKSFPVVFSSHVIEHQPNFVEHLIKVEKILQSNGRYIMIIPDKRYCYDHYQELTLIEDILDSYYQEAKIHSLKILLSYLRRTHNNARNHWKGNHGDLPKFSIEKVKEIIKQYKDSNKQYIDAHAWFFTPDSFKNIIEILNQLGLIHLSLIEISETAPGQLEFYAILQK; translated from the coding sequence ATGGACGGAAATATTATTAGTAGAGTAGAGTTTATTTGGAATCAGCTTATAAGAGAAGATTTTGATAAAATGGCGTTTGAAAAATTCAAAAAACGTGAATTTATAATTTTTTCTGCAGGTTACGATGGGAAAGCATTATGTCATATATTAAAAAATGAAAATATGATGATAAAATTTTTTTTTGATAATGATGAAAAAAAACAAGGCATGATTTTTGAAGGTATTGAGGTTAAAAATCCTAATGAATTTTTAGAGACTAAAGATAACTATGTTATTTTAATCGCCAATAGTTCAAATAGTGCTCAAATCAGAAAGCAATTGAATGATAAATTTAGAAACGATGAAATATACACATATCAGGAATTTTTGTTGAAATTCACAAATACATCTATACTGGAAATAGGTCCACTAAATAATCCGAATTTCATAGGTAAAAATGTTAAATATTTTGATGTTCTAGGTATAGAAGGATTGCGTAGCAAAGCTCAATCATGGAATGTGGATCCGTTTGGAGTTCCTCAAAAAATAGATTATATTTCGGAAAGTGGAGATTTGTCTATAGTTGACAAATCATTTCCAGTCGTTTTTAGTTCTCATGTAATAGAACATCAACCCAATTTTGTAGAACATCTTATAAAAGTAGAAAAAATATTACAAAGCAATGGAAGATATATCATGATTATTCCTGATAAACGATACTGCTATGATCACTATCAGGAGTTAACGTTAATTGAGGATATTTTAGATTCTTATTACCAAGAAGCAAAGATACATAGTTTGAAAATATTATTGTCTTATTTAAGAAGAACTCATAATAATGCAAGGAATCATTGGAAAGGAAATCATGGTGATTTGCCAAAATTTTCGATAGAAAAAGTTAAAGAAATCATTAAGCAATATAAAGATTCTAATAAACAATATATAGATGCGCATGCATGGTTTTTCACTCCAGATTCATTTAAAAATATAATTGAAATTTTAAATCAGTTGGGACTAATCCATTTATCCCTGATAGAAATATCGGAAACTGCACCAGGTCAGCTAGAGTTCTATGCTATTTTACAGAAATAG
- a CDS encoding zinc-ribbon domain containing protein, with protein MAFEDKTLQCKDCGKDFIFSAGEQEFYAEKGFENEPVRCRDCRDSRRRNRDGGESRPQREMYDVVCANCGVTTQVPFQPRNDRPVYCRDCFNAQRQ; from the coding sequence ATGGCTTTCGAGGATAAAACTCTTCAATGTAAAGACTGCGGAAAAGATTTTATTTTCAGCGCAGGTGAACAAGAATTCTACGCAGAAAAAGGGTTCGAAAACGAACCAGTACGTTGTCGCGACTGCCGCGATTCTAGAAGACGTAACCGTGATGGTGGCGAATCTAGACCACAACGTGAAATGTACGATGTTGTTTGCGCTAACTGTGGCGTAACTACTCAAGTACCATTCCAACCACGCAATGATCGTCCTGTTTATTGTCGTGATTGCTTCAACGCTCAACGCCAATAA
- a CDS encoding glycosyltransferase family A protein: MKKVSVITPWYNGITFVDRYMKMILAQTYSYIELIFIDDGSTDGVIEKIHEYEPIIKKRGFQFIYIIQQHAGQAEALNKGLKVFTGDYVMSVDSDDILVPECIEKRVEFLDHNLKYSMVTSKGWEADEKDLETLHDVYWMQTKEEENLFWRIVNRQISTFLLPYLFRGED, translated from the coding sequence ATGAAAAAAGTAAGTGTTATTACTCCATGGTATAATGGCATTACCTTTGTTGATCGTTATATGAAGATGATATTGGCACAAACATATTCTTATATTGAACTTATTTTTATAGATGATGGATCTACGGATGGCGTTATAGAAAAAATTCATGAATATGAACCAATAATTAAAAAGAGAGGCTTTCAATTTATTTATATTATTCAGCAACATGCAGGACAAGCAGAGGCTTTGAATAAAGGGTTGAAGGTTTTTACTGGAGATTATGTAATGAGTGTGGATTCAGATGATATTCTTGTACCTGAGTGCATTGAAAAAAGAGTTGAATTCCTTGATCATAATCTTAAATATAGTATGGTAACAAGCAAAGGTTGGGAAGCTGATGAGAAAGATTTAGAAACATTACATGATGTCTATTGGATGCAAACTAAAGAGGAAGAGAATTTGTTTTGGCGGATTGTTAATAGACAAATAAGTACGTTTCTTTTGCCGTATTTATTTAGGGGCGAGGATTAA
- a CDS encoding DegT/DnrJ/EryC1/StrS family aminotransferase, with amino-acid sequence MDMQRVFVNEPKLDGNERKYLNECIDSGWISFEGPFVKRFEEGMAQLTNRKYGISVSNGSVALDTSVMALDLGPNDEVIMPTFTIISCAAAVVRVGAKPILVDSDPFTWNMKVEDIEAKITKRTKAIMVVHIYGLPVEMDKITELAKKYNLHIIEDAAEMHGQTYNGKPCGSFGNISTFSFYPNKHITCGEGGMLVTNDEALAERCKLIRNLFFQQGKRYVHEELGYNFRMTNLQAAVGCAQLERIEDTVEKKRHIGHLYTELLKDVQGIQLPVSKKEYADNIYWVYGIVLDDELNIDAKYMMENLSAKGIGTRGFFWCIHEQPVFKRMNLFVGEKYPVAERLARKGFYLPSGITLADEQIKYVVEQLKVCLSNAMK; translated from the coding sequence ATGGATATGCAGAGGGTATTTGTAAATGAACCTAAATTAGATGGAAATGAACGAAAATATTTAAATGAATGTATAGATAGTGGCTGGATTTCTTTTGAAGGTCCTTTTGTAAAGCGTTTTGAGGAAGGAATGGCTCAATTAACAAATAGAAAATATGGAATTTCAGTATCTAATGGTTCGGTAGCATTGGATACTTCTGTAATGGCATTAGATTTAGGTCCAAATGATGAAGTCATTATGCCGACATTTACAATTATTTCTTGTGCAGCAGCTGTGGTGCGTGTTGGGGCAAAGCCTATTTTAGTAGATTCTGATCCATTTACATGGAATATGAAGGTCGAAGATATTGAAGCTAAAATTACTAAGCGAACTAAAGCTATCATGGTTGTTCATATTTATGGTTTACCCGTTGAAATGGATAAAATAACTGAGTTAGCGAAAAAATATAATCTTCATATAATTGAAGATGCGGCTGAAATGCATGGACAAACTTATAATGGAAAACCATGTGGAAGTTTTGGTAACATTAGCACATTTAGCTTTTATCCGAATAAACATATTACTTGTGGTGAAGGTGGTATGTTAGTCACTAATGATGAGGCATTAGCAGAGCGTTGTAAATTAATACGAAATTTATTTTTTCAACAGGGTAAGAGATATGTGCATGAAGAACTAGGATACAATTTCCGTATGACTAATTTACAAGCGGCAGTTGGGTGTGCTCAATTGGAACGTATTGAAGATACGGTAGAAAAAAAACGTCATATTGGGCATTTGTATACGGAACTTTTAAAGGATGTTCAAGGCATACAACTACCTGTGTCTAAAAAGGAATACGCTGATAATATTTATTGGGTATATGGTATTGTTTTAGATGATGAATTAAATATTGATGCTAAGTACATGATGGAGAACTTGAGTGCTAAAGGGATTGGTACGAGAGGATTTTTTTGGTGCATTCATGAACAACCAGTTTTTAAAAGAATGAATTTATTTGTTGGTGAAAAATATCCCGTTGCAGAAAGGTTAGCAAGAAAAGGATTTTATTTACCTAGTGGCATTACCTTAGCGGATGAACAGATTAAGTATGTTGTAGAGCAATTAAAAGTATGTTTGAGTAATGCAATGAAGTGA
- a CDS encoding GDP-mannose 4,6-dehydratase: MRKVKKTLITGINGQDGSYLAELLLNKGYEVHGTIRRTAIENVNRMVNLNHIRNKIHLHICQLDNHLAIYKLIAQIKPDECYHLAAASFVSYSFEDETSIINSNFNSTHFLLSSIKELVPDCKVYFAGSSEMFGYALNSPQDENEKFNPRSIYGISKVASYHVVKNYRERFNLYTCTGITYNHESPRRGYAFVTRKITSTVAKIYLGYEKCLELGNVNTQRDWGYAPEYVEAMWRMLNKTNKPDDYIIATGKLHSVKDVLEVAFSSVGLKYESYLKINEDFYRPGENIPLAGNCEKIKNAIGWIAKKSFYEMIQEMVMNDIEILRGRNL, encoded by the coding sequence ATGCGAAAAGTAAAAAAAACGTTAATTACAGGAATAAATGGTCAAGATGGTTCTTACTTAGCAGAACTATTGCTAAATAAAGGGTACGAAGTTCATGGGACTATTAGAAGGACGGCTATTGAAAATGTAAATAGAATGGTTAATCTAAATCATATTCGGAATAAAATACATTTACATATTTGTCAGCTTGATAATCATTTAGCAATATATAAATTAATAGCACAAATTAAACCAGATGAATGCTACCACTTGGCAGCTGCAAGTTTTGTTAGCTATTCATTTGAAGATGAAACATCTATTATTAATTCAAATTTTAATTCTACACATTTTTTATTATCTAGCATTAAAGAATTAGTTCCAGATTGCAAAGTTTATTTTGCTGGGTCAAGTGAAATGTTTGGATATGCCTTAAATTCACCTCAAGATGAAAATGAAAAATTCAATCCACGCTCTATTTATGGAATATCAAAAGTTGCCAGTTATCATGTTGTAAAAAACTATAGAGAAAGATTTAATTTGTATACATGCACAGGAATTACTTATAATCATGAATCGCCTAGACGAGGATATGCTTTTGTTACAAGAAAAATCACTTCGACTGTTGCAAAGATTTATTTAGGGTATGAGAAATGCTTAGAGTTGGGAAATGTTAATACGCAACGTGATTGGGGATATGCCCCAGAATATGTAGAAGCTATGTGGCGAATGCTAAACAAAACCAATAAACCTGATGACTATATTATTGCAACAGGAAAATTGCACTCGGTAAAAGATGTTCTTGAAGTAGCTTTTTCAAGTGTTGGATTAAAATATGAAAGTTATCTAAAAATAAATGAGGATTTTTATAGGCCGGGAGAGAATATTCCGCTGGCTGGAAATTGTGAAAAAATAAAAAATGCTATAGGTTGGATAGCAAAAAAAAGTTTTTATGAAATGATACAAGAGATGGTCATGAATGATATTGAGATTTTAAGGGGACGAAATTTATGA